The Micromonospora sp. WMMD961 genome has a segment encoding these proteins:
- a CDS encoding TetR family transcriptional regulator: MTALTHLRVARPHRADAARNYDAVLAAARAAFAEQGAEAPLEEIARRAGVGIATLYRNFPTREVLVENVYITEVEAVCETAGEAERLAPRDGLYAWLRRFVEYIGAKQPLAAGLNRESTAYLECRRALYAAGGPLLERAQRAREVRVDVTIDDVMRLASAIASGHFPHPDQRDHVLAVALDGLST; encoded by the coding sequence GTGACGGCCCTCACCCACCTGCGCGTGGCCCGCCCGCACCGGGCCGACGCCGCCCGTAACTACGACGCCGTCCTGGCGGCGGCCCGGGCCGCCTTCGCCGAGCAGGGCGCGGAGGCCCCGCTGGAGGAGATCGCCCGCCGCGCCGGGGTCGGCATCGCCACGCTCTACCGCAACTTCCCGACCCGGGAGGTGCTGGTCGAGAACGTCTACATCACCGAGGTCGAGGCGGTGTGCGAGACGGCCGGGGAGGCTGAACGCCTCGCCCCCCGCGACGGCCTGTACGCGTGGCTGCGGCGCTTCGTGGAGTACATCGGGGCGAAGCAGCCCCTCGCTGCCGGTCTGAACCGGGAGTCCACCGCCTACCTGGAGTGTCGGCGGGCGCTCTACGCCGCCGGTGGGCCACTGCTGGAACGGGCCCAGCGGGCGCGCGAGGTACGCGTCGACGTGACGATCGACGACGTCATGCGATTGGCCAGCGCCATCGCCTCCGGGCACTTCCCCCACCCCGACCAGCGCGATCACGTGCTCGCGGTCGCCCTGGACGGGCTGAGCACGTAG
- a CDS encoding discoidin domain-containing protein, with protein sequence MSEQSPLSRRTFLSAGATLLASVGVAAVLPDAVAAAAPATPPATPQATDLARYRPVAVSSTDYAPTPATFAVDGLPQVGVRGSGWRAAGNADPQWISVDLQALCRVEAVTLVFEATLADGPFDGNYTDTDGDEILSSAATAYRIEVSTDGRTWRSVYETTEGQGGVQAIKLPEPVTARWIRMTATKRSNSNPVGLNGFQVYGVPLAGRPKAEGWTSWEDGNTGPAPALTVAADGTVPLESGWSLTMDDFAGTADGAELSRAGVDVRSWLPATVPGTVLGTLVEQGHLPDPVAGFNNMRIPEALSRHTWWYRRALRLPRELDTSAGRRIWLEFDGINHEATAWVNGVQVGSVKHPFARAAFDITDALAGHRGEHVLAVRVTPMPHQGTPGDKGSDGRTFLQSAHHYLDAPTYLAVSGWDWMPAVRDRVTGLWDHVRLRSTGAVVVGDPHVQTTLPDLPDTSAAEVTIRVPVRNATATATTVTVRAEFDKVRVESTVTVPAGASTTVTFAPERFPALRLRKPRLWWPNGYGDPHLYDLTLTATVKRKLSDRRELRFGVRQFAYDWHQPIQISPPGKPALDFVDGAATQTVTFDRQHARHVRIQAGQRATGWGISMFALSVADGTGPDLALHRDATASSAENDTNVAAKAVDGDAATRWASKAEDDQWIQVDLGAAVDFDRVTVVWEQAYALDYRVQVSADGQSWTDVKSVSNDTPLGSRAEQVETFASQTARHVRVQTGARATSWGVSMWTLSVRRQAEPDVDLALGRAASASSSDGDSNGPDRAVDGNPRTRWSSTFEDDQWIQVDLGAPVTFDQVAIVWEQAYARDFVIQVSDDGQSWVDVKSVSNKITELKISVNGVPVFARGGNWGWDELLRRVLPDRLADTVEMHRDMNFTMIRNWLGSSNREELYQACDEQGILVWNDFWQAGGFLPNPPGYVDIAADTIRRFRHHPSIVVWCGANEGDPPPIVDAGLKQAVSTEHPEILYIPNSASGIVSGRGPYHWVDPTTYTDVTMYEADSFGFHTEIGMPVVSVVESMRNLVGDAKEWPISEVWNYHDWSTIGNQRVGTYQAAIDARLGESDSLDEFATRAQFVNYESHRAMFEAWNANLWKDATGLLLWMSHPAWHSTVWQTYDYDLDVNGAYYGARKGCEPLHVQADPGTWQVRVVNHTAAAVTGVTVTARRYDLSGRSLGTPQRQRVDVPRSATTAVFPLAAPDGGGLHLVRLELRDSRDRLLTENTYWRYDTAEQMRALNDVPSTRLSTSSSTVRVVDGRNTVTATVRNQGRTVAALVRLSVRDQRGDRVLPARYDDNYFWLLPGETREVRVSWPVRPGLTRQARVTAQAYNS encoded by the coding sequence ATGTCCGAGCAATCTCCGCTGTCGCGGCGTACCTTCCTCTCCGCCGGAGCCACGCTGCTGGCGTCGGTCGGGGTGGCCGCGGTCCTACCGGACGCCGTCGCGGCCGCCGCTCCGGCGACGCCGCCTGCCACCCCGCAGGCCACCGACCTGGCCCGGTACCGTCCGGTCGCGGTCTCCTCGACCGACTACGCGCCGACGCCCGCGACCTTCGCCGTGGACGGCCTTCCGCAGGTCGGCGTCCGGGGGAGTGGTTGGCGGGCGGCCGGCAACGCCGATCCACAGTGGATATCGGTGGACCTGCAGGCGCTCTGCCGGGTCGAGGCCGTCACCCTGGTCTTCGAGGCCACGCTCGCCGACGGGCCGTTCGACGGCAACTACACCGACACCGATGGCGACGAGATCCTCTCCAGCGCGGCCACGGCGTACCGCATCGAGGTCTCCACCGACGGCCGCACCTGGCGGTCGGTGTACGAGACGACCGAGGGCCAGGGCGGCGTGCAGGCCATCAAGCTGCCCGAGCCGGTCACCGCCCGCTGGATCCGCATGACGGCCACGAAGCGTTCGAACAGCAACCCGGTGGGCCTCAACGGCTTCCAGGTCTACGGCGTACCCCTGGCCGGCCGGCCGAAGGCCGAGGGCTGGACCAGCTGGGAGGACGGCAACACCGGTCCGGCTCCCGCGCTCACGGTCGCCGCCGACGGGACGGTGCCGCTGGAGTCGGGCTGGTCGTTGACGATGGACGACTTCGCGGGCACCGCCGACGGCGCCGAACTCTCCCGTGCGGGCGTCGACGTCCGGTCCTGGCTGCCGGCGACGGTGCCCGGCACCGTGCTGGGCACCCTGGTCGAGCAGGGCCACCTGCCCGATCCGGTGGCCGGCTTCAACAACATGCGCATCCCGGAGGCGTTGTCCCGGCACACGTGGTGGTACCGGCGTGCCCTGCGGTTGCCGCGCGAGCTGGACACCTCGGCCGGTCGGCGGATCTGGCTCGAGTTCGACGGCATCAACCACGAGGCGACCGCCTGGGTCAACGGCGTGCAGGTCGGCAGCGTCAAGCACCCGTTCGCGCGGGCGGCGTTCGACATCACCGACGCCCTCGCCGGTCACCGCGGTGAGCACGTTCTCGCCGTCCGGGTCACCCCGATGCCGCACCAGGGCACCCCCGGCGACAAGGGCTCCGACGGCCGTACCTTCCTCCAGTCGGCCCACCACTACCTCGACGCGCCGACCTACCTCGCGGTGTCCGGGTGGGACTGGATGCCGGCCGTCCGGGACCGGGTCACCGGCCTCTGGGACCACGTCCGGCTGCGCAGCACCGGTGCCGTGGTCGTCGGCGACCCGCACGTGCAGACCACGCTGCCGGACCTGCCGGACACCAGCGCCGCCGAGGTCACCATCCGGGTGCCGGTCCGCAACGCGACGGCCACCGCCACCACCGTCACCGTCCGCGCGGAGTTCGACAAGGTACGCGTCGAGTCCACCGTCACCGTCCCCGCCGGCGCAAGCACCACCGTCACCTTCGCACCGGAGCGCTTCCCCGCACTGCGTCTGCGCAAGCCCCGGCTGTGGTGGCCCAACGGCTACGGCGACCCCCACCTGTACGACCTCACGCTCACCGCCACCGTCAAGCGCAAGCTCAGCGACCGGCGTGAGCTGCGCTTCGGTGTCCGGCAGTTCGCCTACGACTGGCACCAGCCGATCCAGATCTCGCCGCCCGGCAAGCCCGCGCTGGACTTCGTCGACGGGGCGGCGACGCAGACCGTCACGTTCGACCGGCAGCACGCCCGGCACGTGCGCATCCAGGCCGGTCAGCGCGCGACCGGCTGGGGCATCTCGATGTTCGCGCTGTCGGTGGCCGACGGCACCGGCCCGGACCTCGCCCTGCACCGCGACGCGACCGCCTCGTCGGCGGAGAACGACACCAACGTGGCCGCCAAGGCCGTCGACGGCGACGCGGCGACGCGCTGGGCCTCGAAGGCCGAGGACGACCAGTGGATCCAGGTCGACCTCGGCGCGGCGGTCGACTTCGACCGGGTCACCGTCGTCTGGGAGCAGGCGTACGCCCTGGACTACCGCGTCCAGGTCTCCGCCGACGGGCAGTCGTGGACCGACGTGAAGTCGGTCAGCAACGACACCCCGCTGGGCAGCCGCGCCGAGCAGGTCGAGACGTTCGCCAGCCAGACCGCCCGGCACGTGCGCGTCCAGACCGGTGCTCGGGCGACCTCGTGGGGGGTGTCCATGTGGACGCTCTCGGTGCGGCGGCAGGCCGAGCCGGACGTGGACCTGGCCCTGGGCCGGGCCGCCAGCGCGTCGTCGTCGGACGGCGACTCCAACGGCCCCGACCGGGCCGTCGACGGCAACCCCCGGACCCGCTGGTCGTCGACGTTCGAGGACGACCAGTGGATCCAGGTCGACCTGGGCGCACCGGTCACCTTCGACCAGGTCGCCATCGTCTGGGAGCAGGCGTACGCCCGCGACTTCGTCATCCAGGTCTCCGACGACGGGCAGTCGTGGGTCGACGTGAAGTCGGTCAGCAACAAGATCACCGAGCTGAAGATCAGTGTCAACGGTGTGCCGGTGTTCGCCCGGGGCGGCAACTGGGGCTGGGACGAGCTGCTGCGCCGGGTGCTGCCCGACCGGCTGGCCGACACCGTCGAGATGCACCGCGACATGAACTTCACGATGATCCGCAACTGGCTCGGCAGCAGCAACCGCGAGGAGCTGTACCAGGCCTGCGACGAGCAGGGCATCCTGGTCTGGAACGACTTCTGGCAGGCCGGCGGGTTCCTGCCCAACCCGCCGGGCTACGTGGACATCGCCGCCGACACGATCCGGCGGTTCCGGCACCACCCGAGCATCGTGGTGTGGTGTGGCGCCAACGAGGGTGACCCGCCGCCGATCGTCGACGCCGGCCTCAAGCAGGCCGTCAGCACCGAGCACCCGGAGATCCTCTACATTCCCAACTCCGCGAGCGGCATCGTGAGCGGGCGCGGGCCGTACCACTGGGTCGACCCGACGACCTACACCGACGTGACGATGTACGAGGCCGACTCCTTCGGCTTCCACACCGAGATCGGCATGCCGGTCGTGTCGGTGGTGGAGAGCATGCGCAACCTCGTCGGCGACGCGAAGGAGTGGCCGATCAGCGAGGTGTGGAACTACCACGACTGGTCGACCATCGGTAACCAGCGCGTCGGCACGTACCAGGCGGCCATCGACGCCCGGCTCGGCGAGTCCGACTCACTCGACGAGTTCGCCACCCGGGCGCAGTTCGTCAACTACGAGAGTCACCGCGCCATGTTCGAGGCGTGGAACGCCAACCTGTGGAAGGACGCCACCGGTCTGCTGCTGTGGATGTCGCACCCGGCGTGGCACAGCACGGTCTGGCAGACCTACGACTACGACCTCGACGTGAACGGCGCCTACTACGGGGCCCGCAAGGGGTGCGAGCCGCTGCACGTGCAGGCCGACCCGGGCACCTGGCAGGTCCGGGTGGTCAACCACACCGCGGCGGCGGTCACCGGCGTGACGGTCACCGCCCGGCGGTACGACCTGAGCGGCCGGTCGTTGGGTACCCCGCAGCGGCAGCGGGTGGACGTGCCCCGCTCGGCGACGACGGCGGTCTTCCCGCTCGCCGCGCCGGACGGTGGTGGGCTGCACCTGGTCCGCCTGGAACTGCGCGACAGCCGCGACCGGCTGCTCACCGAGAACACCTACTGGCGCTACGACACGGCCGAGCAGATGCGGGCGCTCAACGACGTGCCGAGCACCCGCCTGTCGACGTCGTCGAGCACGGTACGGGTGGTGGACGGGCGGAACACCGTCACCGCGACGGTCCGTAATCAGGGTCGTACGGTCGCCGCTCTGGTGCGGCTCTCCGTGCGCGACCAGCGCGGCGACCGGGTTCTGCCGGCCCGCTACGACGACAACTACTTCTGGCTTCTGCCGGGGGAGACCCGCGAGGTGCGGGTCTCCTGGCCCGTGCGGCCGGGCCTCACCCGTCAGGCCAGGGTGACGGCCCAGGCGTACAACTCCTAG